The genomic window CGACAGTAAACCCTGGATTATCGGTTGCAATTTCGAATAAAACGCCTCCTGGCTCTCTGAAATATAGAGAATGGAAATACTGTCTGTCAATTTGTGGTGTAATAGACAATCCGTAATCTTCGATTTTTTCTCTGAATTTCATCAAAATTTCATCATTTGGAACACGGAATGCTACGTGATGAATAGTTCCGTTTGCATTTAAACCACGTTTTTCCTCTGGTAGTTCTACCAAGTCAACAATGGCAGCATTTTCTACAGCATCTGTTGCATAACGGTAACGGTTAACATCCTGATCGATTAGTTTGTATCCAAATATATCAGTTAAGATGGCTGCAGTTGCTTTGATGCTGTTTAAAGTCAAAGTAATGTTGTGAAAACCTTTTGTAGCCACATCAGCTTTTACTTCATCAGTTTCCCAAGCTTTTCTGTTATCTTCTGTTTTAGATTCGATTAACTCTAGTTTTAGTCCGTCTGGATCTAAGAATGTCAAATATTTTTCTCCAAACTTTTCTGCTGGTTTATTGTAAATCACATTGTATTTTTCAAAACGTTTCTGCCAGAAATCTAAACTTCCTTTTGGAACAGAATAACCAATTTCAGTTGCCATTCCAGAACCTTTTCTTCCTTGCTGGATTCCTTCTCCCCAAGGGAAAAAAGTTAAGATTGTTCCAGCGCTTCCTACTTCGTCACCAAAGTAAAAATGGTATGTTCCAGGATCATCAAAGTTTACTGTTTTTTTGATAAATCTTAATCCTAAAACTTTAGAATAAAAGTCAAAATTACGTTTAGCGTCACCTGCGATTGCAGTAATATGGTGTAAGCCTAATATTTTATTTTCCATGGTATTTGTTATATTAAATTGTTGTTTGATTTTTCTTTTACAAATTTACGTCCGTTATGCTTCTGGATCGATTAACCTAGATTAAGAAATGAAATACGGTGCGTTTTTGAAATTTTCAAAGAATAACCAAATCTCATTCCATTTGATTAAGTGCTTTGTTTTCAAGGTTTTTAAGGAAAAGCCAATTTGATATTACACGATATATCGTGATTTTGATAATGGAGGATGTATATTTAGAGAATTTGAACCAACAGAATATGATCTACAATTTTATAAATATTGATTTTCGAAGTTTTGGCTCGATGTTTTTAGTTTTGTGACCTTTTCCTGTAGTGTCTTCTACCAATAAAATTGAACCAGTTGGAAATGTTCTTTTTTCTCCCAGCGAAGTTTCGATTTCTACGCCTCCTTCCAGCAAAACAATGTACTGGCGGTCTGGCGCATTATGAAAATCGTAATCGTAAGACGGACTTACTTCTCTAAAAACAATAGATTTGACAGGTTCATCTTCAGATAAAAATCCAATATCGCCATTGTTTTTCAACGGAACTTCAAAGTCTTCAAAATGGCTTTCTCCGTTAGCATCGCTGTAAACACGAGTTATAGTGATCATTATTTTTTATTGAAAATCAATGCATTTGCGCAATCTACTTCATCTTGACTGATGGTATGTCCCATGTTTGGATAGATTTTTTTAGTTACGTCTGCACCCATTTTTTCCATAAGCGCTTCGGTATCATTTACTCTTTCTACAGGAACATGAAAATCAGGATCGCTTGTTCCAATAAAAACAGGCGTATTTTCAAAGTTTCCAGAATAGTGATTTTCATACACCTTATCACCAATAAGTCCGCCTGTAAAAGCTACGATTCCGCCATATTTTGCTGCATTTCGGGTCGTAAATTCCAAAGCAAGACAAGCTCCTTGAGAAAAGCCTAAGAAATAGATATTTTCTTTCTCAATTCCGTTTTGTTGAATAGCGACAACAACCTGATGAATTGCATCTAAAGATTTTGAAAATGAAGGTTCGTTTTCGTTTAACGGAGCCAGAAACGAATATGGATACCAAGTTCTATTTTCTGCCTGAGGAGCAACCAATGCAAAATCTTCAACTTTAAGATGTTTGGCAATAGAAAGAATATCATGAGCACTCGCACCGCGTCCGTGAATCATAATAAGAGCTTTTTTAGCTTCATTTAAAGGAACTCCGTCTGTTAATATGTCTGTATTCATAAGGATTTTAATTTTTTTAATCTGCAGTTTTTTATTTTAAACACATAGAAACATAGCTTTTATGAATGTATAGAAGGCGTTTCACTTTGTTTAAAAAAAACATAGAGCTATGTGTGAGAAACTAGTTTCTTTCTAATCTCTTTTTTTAAGGAAAGAAAACTATGTTTCTATATGTTTAATATTTATAGACTTTACTATTTCTCCCAAATATCTTCATATTCATCTGGATGCCTTTTGAATTGCGCGTGTACATAAGGACAAAGGGGTAAAACTTTTAAATTGTTGGCACGAACGTACGACACCATTTCTTCTAAAAGCTTCTTTGCATAACCTTTTCCTTCTCCTTCCGGCTCAACTCCAGTGTGATAAACTGTCAATAGATCAGGTTTGATGCTTACTGTCATTTCGCCCAGTTTTTTATCATCGACATAGAGATTAAAAGCACCGTGTTTTTTTTCGTCTAATTCTAATTTTATTGTTTCCATTTTATTGGGTTGTATTTTTGTTTTATACCTAATATCAGCAATTTCTTTTTTAGGAAAAAGAGATAAAACCATTCTTTAAAGATACTATATTATTTAGTAAACTGCAATTCAAAAAAGCTTGTTTACTGGCTATCTCGATGGTATAAATAGCAAATGATCATAGCAGTTCCTGGAAGAATTAAAGTCCCTAATCCGAAAAACTTTCCTGCAACAGCTCCAAGAAAACATCCGACAAGAAATCCGATTAGAGTAACTAATTGCTTTTTAAAACTTAATAAAACTTCAGCGTCTTTAAATCCGTTTTTTAGAAGATTTCCTAAATCGAGAGAAGCCTGAGTTACATTTCCTGTCATCATAGTTGTCGGGCCGTGCGTTTCTTTAGCGTAAAGCTTTCCAAAAGCATTCTGAAGTCCCATTGCAAATACAGTCGTCATGGCAACAGTGTACATCGTCCATTCTTCGAAATTCTGAAGATAACCGAAAACATAAGAAGCAATGCCGCTTAAAACCAGTATTATGCCTTCCCAAAATAAAATAGTGTAGCGATTAGTGGCTTTTAATGCGATTCTTCCTCCCGTAATGACTGCAATAATAAAAATGGGAAAAGTAAGCAGTTTTATCCACGCATGTAGGTCTGAGCCTTTGATAATCTGGTAAGCAAATACGATAAAGTTGCCCGTAACATGAGCCGAAAAGATCGAATCGGCAGCGACAAAGGTTACGGTATCGCAATACCCTGCTATGATTGTCAGAAGCAGGGTTACGTACCAAATATTGTTTTGTTTTATTTCCATAATATGATTTAGTTTAAATGAGCGCGAAGCATCCACGCCATTTTTTCATGATTTTCTACAAGGCCTGTAATAAAATCGCTTGTTCCTGCATCTTGAAGATCGTTAGCAATTAGATTGATGTTTTCTCGAAGATAAATAATAATGCTTTCGTGATCTAGAAGTAATTCTTTAATAAAACCATTACTGTTATTTTTCTCCTGTAATTCTTCAGTAAGATGTGTTAAAGCTAAGAAATCTTTTAAAGTTGCAGGAGTATAATGACCTAGAGAACGGATTCTTTCTGCAACAGTATCTACAATTTCGTCAATGGCATCATATTGCTGTTCGAAGAAAATATGTTTGTTATAAAAATCAGGACCTTCAACGTTCCAGTGTGCTCTTTTTGTTTTGGTGTAAAGTATAAATTCGTCTGCAAGAACTTTAGTCAAAATTTCTACGATTTTTGAGATGTTCTCTTGTTTGATTCCGATGTTTGCTTTCATTTTTGAATTGGGTTTTATTAAGTTATGAATTATGAGTTATGAATTATGAATTATGAATTATGAGTTATGAATTATGAGTTATGAGTTATGAGTTTTGAGTTTTGAGTTATGAGTTTTGAGTTATGGTGGAATCTAAATGAATAAACACATAGAAACATAGATTTTTCTTGATTTTGAAAAAGAATAATGAAAGAAACTAGTTTCTCACACATAGTTCTTTGTGAGAACTTTGTCAAAGTTTTGAACTTTGACAAAGTTGACAAAGCTATGTGTATTAATGCAAGTGAAACGCCTTTTACCCGCTCCAAAAAACTATGTTTCTATGTGTTTAAATCAATTGTTTAGAAACGTTATTAAATAATAATCAAGTGAATACGTTCCTGCGCCAAGGGCAAGAAGCAGTAATAAGGATAAAGTGTACATGTATGGCACATCGCGCACTTCGAGCGAATCGTTTTTGTGAACCACAAAATAGCCAATTGCCGTTACACCAATTGTAGGCAAGACAGCGAGCCTTGTTCCAAGTCCCAGAATAATGAAAAATGGAATTACAGTATCTGAAAACGTCGCAACTAAACCATTTAGTTTTTCAGGTAAATGCAGCGGATTCGGGACATGTTCTTTTTGTCCGTCTTCGACTCTGAATTTCTTCATTCCGTGTACTCTGAATAATTCAATGGCTAGCAGAACTCTAAAAACTAAAAGCGCTGCATTGTTGAATGATGTTCCTAAATCGGAATAAAGGATTTGTTTTATAATATCGATCATTTTTCGAGATTTAAAATGCAAAACAAGAACAGCCCAAAGCGCCCCAGAATGCATTATAATTGTTAACTGGAACATTGCTTAATCGTGCAGCATCGTGATTGTGTAAATGAACGTCGCAACTTCCTGA from Flavobacterium sp. KACC 22763 includes these protein-coding regions:
- a CDS encoding ring-cleaving dioxygenase — translated: MENKILGLHHITAIAGDAKRNFDFYSKVLGLRFIKKTVNFDDPGTYHFYFGDEVGSAGTILTFFPWGEGIQQGRKGSGMATEIGYSVPKGSLDFWQKRFEKYNVIYNKPAEKFGEKYLTFLDPDGLKLELIESKTEDNRKAWETDEVKADVATKGFHNITLTLNSIKATAAILTDIFGYKLIDQDVNRYRYATDAVENAAIVDLVELPEEKRGLNANGTIHHVAFRVPNDEILMKFREKIEDYGLSITPQIDRQYFHSLYFREPGGVLFEIATDNPGFTVDESLEELGQNLKLPAQYEPQRAAIEAHLVKIN
- a CDS encoding alpha/beta hydrolase produces the protein MNTDILTDGVPLNEAKKALIMIHGRGASAHDILSIAKHLKVEDFALVAPQAENRTWYPYSFLAPLNENEPSFSKSLDAIHQVVVAIQQNGIEKENIYFLGFSQGACLALEFTTRNAAKYGGIVAFTGGLIGDKVYENHYSGNFENTPVFIGTSDPDFHVPVERVNDTEALMEKMGADVTKKIYPNMGHTISQDEVDCANALIFNKK
- a CDS encoding GNAT family N-acetyltransferase, with product METIKLELDEKKHGAFNLYVDDKKLGEMTVSIKPDLLTVYHTGVEPEGEGKGYAKKLLEEMVSYVRANNLKVLPLCPYVHAQFKRHPDEYEDIWEK
- a CDS encoding YoaK family protein, which produces MEIKQNNIWYVTLLLTIIAGYCDTVTFVAADSIFSAHVTGNFIVFAYQIIKGSDLHAWIKLLTFPIFIIAVITGGRIALKATNRYTILFWEGIILVLSGIASYVFGYLQNFEEWTMYTVAMTTVFAMGLQNAFGKLYAKETHGPTTMMTGNVTQASLDLGNLLKNGFKDAEVLLSFKKQLVTLIGFLVGCFLGAVAGKFFGLGTLILPGTAMIICYLYHRDSQ
- a CDS encoding Dps family protein; the encoded protein is MKANIGIKQENISKIVEILTKVLADEFILYTKTKRAHWNVEGPDFYNKHIFFEQQYDAIDEIVDTVAERIRSLGHYTPATLKDFLALTHLTEELQEKNNSNGFIKELLLDHESIIIYLRENINLIANDLQDAGTSDFITGLVENHEKMAWMLRAHLN
- a CDS encoding DoxX family protein → MIDIIKQILYSDLGTSFNNAALLVFRVLLAIELFRVHGMKKFRVEDGQKEHVPNPLHLPEKLNGLVATFSDTVIPFFIILGLGTRLAVLPTIGVTAIGYFVVHKNDSLEVRDVPYMYTLSLLLLLALGAGTYSLDYYLITFLNN